From the genome of uncultured Pseudodesulfovibrio sp., one region includes:
- a CDS encoding flagellin yields the protein MALTDIEKNFIYDYSLQLLQQDMLTNQLFGASGVGQNLRSLVLGGPVRAATFTNPFEEAISGQLRGDAAAVRQASNNVGEAASMMGVARTEMATIMDALNDMEDMIDQINSGELDGTSSVVQSDFDALRDKITGAISAADFNGIAVLDSTQWGTDQIDSNGNVYIQSSKDGGFNITFHSVDTPSSGVAWSDLDGTDLGAVGTRATQLGYVQSLQSEMSAIQDMYESKEDSLQSQQLNLESQAQLLDQAAQLRKPSDPDYSLEQLLADLVARTTGTIFDSNG from the coding sequence ATGGCCCTGACCGACATCGAAAAGAATTTTATCTACGACTACTCGTTGCAGTTGTTGCAGCAGGATATGCTGACCAATCAACTCTTCGGGGCTTCCGGCGTTGGGCAGAACCTGCGTAGTCTGGTGCTGGGCGGGCCGGTTAGGGCGGCGACCTTCACCAATCCCTTTGAGGAGGCCATCAGCGGCCAGTTGCGCGGTGATGCCGCGGCCGTGCGCCAAGCTTCGAACAACGTGGGCGAGGCCGCGTCCATGATGGGGGTGGCCCGGACCGAAATGGCTACCATCATGGACGCCTTGAACGACATGGAGGACATGATCGACCAGATCAACTCCGGCGAGCTGGACGGTACCAGTTCCGTTGTTCAGAGCGACTTCGACGCCCTTCGCGACAAGATTACCGGAGCTATCTCGGCAGCCGATTTCAACGGCATCGCCGTACTGGATTCAACCCAGTGGGGTACGGACCAGATCGACTCCAACGGCAACGTCTACATCCAGTCCAGCAAGGACGGAGGGTTCAACATCACCTTCCATTCCGTGGACACCCCATCGAGCGGCGTGGCCTGGTCAGACCTGGACGGAACCGATCTGGGGGCGGTGGGTACACGCGCCACTCAACTCGGCTATGTCCAGTCTCTGCAGAGCGAGATGTCCGCCATTCAGGATATGTATGAAAGCAAGGAGGACAGCCTTCAGTCTCAGCAGCTCAATCTGGAAAGTCAGGCTCAGCTTCTGGACCAGGCCGCCCAGTTGCGCAAGCCGTCGGACCCGGATTATTCTCTGGAGCAACTCCTCGCCGATCTTGTGGCCCGGACTACCGGGACTATTTTTGACAGTAACGGCTGA
- a CDS encoding DUF6573 family protein, with protein MDNKDFNVIYSYTREQAIEDGVLVDLTREAQESGFKIPVAMSAGLYFGYVKPSKALEAEGQSVQARLNDVFIMLRFAAKDRWDGSRVEFEVLFQVGEGPSFQKVSCVAAVEGDSDGNPCLTIFRPEDD; from the coding sequence ATGGACAACAAGGACTTCAACGTAATTTATTCCTACACGCGCGAACAAGCAATCGAAGATGGTGTGCTGGTGGACTTGACCAGAGAGGCTCAGGAATCTGGTTTCAAGATCCCCGTAGCCATGAGTGCTGGCCTCTACTTTGGATACGTCAAACCCTCTAAAGCACTCGAAGCAGAAGGGCAGAGTGTCCAGGCCAGGCTTAACGATGTTTTCATAATGCTGAGATTCGCAGCCAAAGATCGTTGGGACGGATCAAGAGTGGAGTTCGAGGTTCTGTTTCAGGTAGGGGAGGGGCCATCTTTTCAGAAGGTGAGCTGTGTGGCCGCAGTGGAGGGTGATTCGGATGGAAATCCATGTCTGACGATCTTCAGGCCGGAGGATGATTGA
- a CDS encoding MarR family transcriptional regulator, with product MNEFDIKRDTQIGLSIIAVGQSWKRLFRQIIASQGLSATPVLPLSTLLQDGDGIRQHELAKRLGVENTAVVRVLSNLEEEGLIRREEDSRDRRAKLIRLTEKGRKLAEQIVSIRKDMREEILAEVSPEDIEATERLLAKAEAAITARLNPTN from the coding sequence ATGAATGAATTTGACATCAAACGAGACACACAGATCGGTCTATCCATCATTGCTGTAGGCCAGTCATGGAAACGGCTTTTCCGTCAGATAATCGCCTCTCAAGGACTGAGCGCCACGCCGGTCCTTCCGCTCTCGACATTGCTGCAGGACGGAGACGGAATACGGCAGCATGAGCTGGCAAAACGGCTCGGCGTCGAAAATACCGCCGTTGTCCGCGTCCTGAGCAACCTGGAGGAGGAAGGATTGATCCGCCGAGAGGAGGACAGCCGCGACCGCAGGGCCAAGCTTATCCGGCTGACGGAAAAAGGACGAAAATTGGCTGAACAGATCGTCAGTATCCGCAAAGACATGCGTGAAGAAATCCTGGCGGAAGTCAGCCCGGAGGACATTGAAGCCACTGAACGCCTACTGGCCAAGGCAGAGGCAGCCATAACGGCAAGGCTGAATCCGACCAATTGA
- a CDS encoding replication initiation protein: MQEIRYDQLSPPEKRFVDHLEDRPSYGKEKHMSQFGPKDQALKSGNYIQLPRGQHCYVGVDLDYPSAALSWMDGVYPAPTIVLWNPQNGHANLFWELKTPVFRPCDLNRHKVNRKPLNYFKDVQYGYCMSLGGDPGYTSSSIKNPYSRSWNVEWYDNVYDLPELAEYVPTNLRLVKSDEDDIFAGRNDELFSVARKWAYRKVFELDEVSFDSTVRQFCVDYNEYSIPDHWPEKGPLSMSEVSSVATGIIKWVIREKESGGFKQRLKNHGVMKLDKIDAELHDDIKVQMTSCRQAIGAAYTHRTRKQKTEHNIACAIQKVRSENRCVVKREIAEIAGVSVATLRYYSHLFKNLYQ; this comes from the coding sequence ATGCAGGAAATTCGTTATGATCAGTTATCACCACCTGAAAAGCGATTTGTAGATCATTTGGAAGATCGACCCAGTTATGGAAAGGAAAAACATATGTCGCAGTTTGGTCCAAAGGACCAGGCTTTGAAATCTGGCAACTATATTCAACTGCCAAGAGGTCAACATTGTTATGTCGGTGTTGATTTGGATTATCCATCGGCAGCTTTGTCGTGGATGGACGGAGTATATCCTGCGCCAACCATAGTCTTGTGGAATCCGCAGAATGGACATGCAAATCTGTTTTGGGAGTTGAAAACTCCTGTTTTTCGACCATGTGATTTGAATCGTCACAAAGTAAATCGAAAACCATTGAATTATTTTAAGGATGTTCAATACGGATATTGCATGTCGTTGGGTGGCGATCCAGGATACACGTCAAGTTCAATCAAGAATCCATATTCGAGAAGTTGGAATGTTGAATGGTATGACAATGTATATGATCTACCTGAATTGGCAGAATATGTTCCGACTAATTTGCGATTGGTTAAGTCTGACGAAGATGACATTTTTGCTGGTCGCAATGACGAGTTGTTTAGTGTTGCTAGAAAGTGGGCATATCGGAAAGTCTTCGAATTGGATGAAGTATCTTTTGACTCGACAGTTCGGCAATTTTGTGTCGATTACAACGAGTATTCAATTCCAGATCATTGGCCTGAGAAAGGGCCGCTTTCAATGTCAGAGGTTTCGAGTGTGGCAACAGGTATTATCAAGTGGGTAATTCGTGAAAAGGAATCCGGCGGCTTTAAGCAACGACTTAAGAATCACGGAGTGATGAAACTTGATAAAATTGATGCAGAACTTCATGACGATATTAAAGTTCAGATGACTTCATGTCGTCAGGCTATTGGTGCTGCATACACGCATCGAACTCGGAAACAAAAAACTGAACATAATATTGCTTGTGCGATTCAAAAAGTTCGTTCCGAAAATCGATGTGTGGTGAAGAGAGAGATTGCCGAAATAGCAGGTGTGTCAGTGGCAACATTGAGATACTATTCCCATCTATTTAAAAATCTCTACCAATAG
- a CDS encoding FUSC family protein, with protein MSSSVALNSIRTFAAAMIAFGIALYFDLQHPYWTISTVYIVSNPLSGSSAAKATYRLLGTIIGGAVTVLMVPPLVNSPELLSAAIIGWVALCAYAGQLDQSPRGYTFQLAGYTVLLAGLPVVDAPSEVFTMAISRVEEIGLAIICATIINQIVFPGHVGPVLTQKINGWMKSVSDLATDVFLGRMDAKKTQHEWHALTGSIVGMRTLVAEVAYDASHHRELAGLLRGIQDKMRLLPPILSAIEDHVVWQQTSDTPAPSLLEDLLFQCGKWVQSGHGASEEDAHGLLALSEELETMALKTGGQALLTASLAKRIGRFIEVWHECSILHEDLREETISPRSERLIARSQPIKVYRDHGMGLVAALGTVLAIAVPMIFWISTSWTPGMLITQISGVFCCRWIGMDNPTFMLRKTVSALVITAIVAIGLNFTLLPILTDYSTLVAALGLLMIPVGAMKANPAQRIRSALFCIFLPLMLQLHNRLSLDFQSMLTSDVGLILGVACCLVITGLVKTAGAQARARTLLRAGWRVVAAVASTPSAANNRKLQRLLDLVSLWASRQATLPKDSPAMQHDLLRDLRLGNNLGLLQDLAQKAAASARTSVFELGGEITRFYRKGQKDNDRNAVMEKLKSCWNEIAEESDPMLRHRMQTQLVALQICLGRRLPALGTNTATTQALWETANA; from the coding sequence ATGTCTTCATCCGTTGCTCTCAATTCCATAAGGACCTTCGCCGCGGCCATGATCGCCTTCGGCATTGCCTTGTATTTTGATCTCCAGCACCCCTACTGGACCATCAGTACGGTCTACATCGTCAGCAATCCGCTGTCCGGCAGCAGTGCGGCCAAAGCGACCTACCGATTGCTTGGAACAATAATCGGCGGTGCCGTAACCGTTCTTATGGTCCCCCCTCTGGTCAACTCGCCGGAATTGCTTTCGGCCGCCATCATCGGCTGGGTCGCCCTCTGCGCGTATGCAGGACAGCTGGACCAGTCTCCGCGCGGTTACACTTTCCAACTCGCTGGCTATACGGTTCTTCTGGCTGGGCTGCCCGTTGTCGACGCCCCCTCGGAGGTCTTCACCATGGCCATCTCACGGGTCGAGGAGATCGGCCTGGCCATCATCTGCGCGACGATCATCAACCAGATTGTATTTCCCGGACACGTCGGTCCTGTTCTGACCCAGAAGATAAACGGCTGGATGAAAAGTGTTTCCGACCTGGCCACGGATGTATTTCTGGGGCGAATGGATGCAAAGAAGACACAACACGAATGGCATGCCCTGACCGGAAGTATCGTAGGCATGCGGACCCTTGTGGCCGAAGTCGCCTATGACGCTTCGCACCACAGGGAGCTTGCGGGGCTCCTACGTGGCATACAGGATAAAATGCGACTTCTCCCCCCCATTCTTTCCGCCATCGAGGACCATGTCGTGTGGCAGCAGACCTCCGATACCCCGGCGCCCTCCCTGCTGGAGGACTTATTGTTCCAATGCGGGAAATGGGTCCAAAGTGGTCATGGGGCTTCCGAAGAAGACGCTCATGGACTGCTTGCCCTTTCCGAAGAGCTGGAAACCATGGCGCTCAAAACGGGTGGTCAGGCCCTACTCACTGCCAGCCTTGCCAAAAGGATCGGACGTTTCATCGAAGTCTGGCACGAATGTTCGATACTCCATGAAGATTTGCGCGAGGAAACCATCTCGCCACGTTCCGAACGGTTGATAGCGCGTTCCCAGCCCATCAAGGTTTACAGGGATCACGGAATGGGGCTTGTCGCGGCTTTGGGCACAGTCCTCGCCATTGCCGTCCCCATGATCTTCTGGATATCCACCAGCTGGACGCCCGGGATGCTGATCACCCAGATTTCTGGCGTATTCTGCTGCCGCTGGATCGGCATGGACAATCCCACCTTCATGCTCCGAAAGACCGTATCCGCCCTTGTCATCACCGCAATCGTGGCCATCGGTCTCAATTTTACGCTCCTGCCGATCCTGACGGACTATTCGACGCTCGTTGCCGCCCTCGGACTGCTCATGATCCCTGTAGGGGCCATGAAAGCAAATCCCGCCCAACGAATCCGCAGCGCCCTCTTTTGCATCTTTTTGCCCCTCATGCTGCAGCTGCATAATCGTCTCAGCCTGGATTTCCAGAGCATGCTGACTTCGGACGTGGGCCTTATTCTGGGCGTTGCATGCTGTCTCGTCATTACCGGCCTGGTCAAAACCGCAGGCGCACAAGCGCGGGCCCGTACCCTGCTCCGCGCAGGTTGGCGCGTCGTGGCCGCAGTGGCTTCAACGCCAAGTGCTGCCAACAACCGAAAATTGCAACGTCTGCTGGACCTCGTTTCTCTTTGGGCGTCCAGACAGGCGACGCTCCCCAAGGATTCACCCGCAATGCAACACGACCTGCTGCGAGACCTTCGATTGGGCAACAACCTCGGCCTTCTGCAGGATCTTGCGCAAAAGGCCGCAGCAAGCGCCCGTACTTCCGTCTTCGAACTGGGCGGGGAAATAACCCGCTTCTACCGCAAGGGGCAGAAGGACAACGACAGGAACGCCGTCATGGAAAAACTGAAATCATGCTGGAACGAAATAGCTGAAGAATCCGACCCGATGTTGCGCCATCGTATGCAGACGCAACTCGTCGCTCTTCAAATATGCCTCGGGCGTCGACTTCCTGCTCTCGGAACAAACACCGCTACCACACAAGCTCTTTGGGAAACAGCCAATGCCTGA
- a CDS encoding HlyD family secretion protein has translation MNWIRKNTGRILVTLAMLVCAAWLGRHMWEFYKEAPWTRDGRISADIVQITPDVSGIVADVMVKDNQIVHKGDVLFHIDPKRYTLALQQAKTEVASTRATLAMTKNDLGRYTSLATNRVVSPQRLQEAQTDQQQAISAYNNAVAKLKIAELNLSRATVRASVDGMLTNFSLRPGNYAHAGEAVAALVDAKSYYVVGYFEETKLRRIRPDASVRIDVMGESEPIYGHVDSIAGGIQDQDNNNSGLLASVSPTFSWVRLAQRIPVRVTIDENPNNIQLIVGRTATVTVIKDNKAG, from the coding sequence ATGAATTGGATTCGAAAAAACACCGGCCGCATTCTCGTGACTCTCGCCATGCTGGTTTGCGCCGCATGGCTGGGACGCCACATGTGGGAATTCTACAAGGAGGCCCCCTGGACTCGCGACGGCAGGATTTCCGCCGACATAGTCCAGATCACCCCCGACGTTTCAGGCATCGTGGCCGACGTCATGGTCAAGGACAACCAGATCGTCCACAAAGGCGATGTCCTGTTCCACATCGACCCCAAACGATACACCCTGGCACTCCAGCAGGCTAAAACCGAAGTCGCCAGCACCAGGGCAACCCTCGCCATGACGAAAAACGATTTGGGCCGATACACCTCTCTGGCTACAAACCGGGTCGTCAGCCCCCAACGTCTGCAGGAAGCCCAAACCGATCAGCAGCAGGCGATTTCGGCCTACAACAATGCCGTTGCCAAATTGAAAATCGCGGAACTGAATTTGAGCAGAGCGACAGTCAGGGCTTCGGTAGACGGCATGTTGACCAACTTCTCCCTGCGACCGGGGAACTATGCTCATGCGGGAGAGGCCGTAGCCGCCCTGGTGGACGCAAAGTCCTACTACGTCGTCGGCTACTTCGAGGAAACCAAGTTACGCAGAATACGCCCCGACGCGTCAGTACGCATCGACGTCATGGGTGAGAGCGAACCTATTTATGGACACGTGGACAGTATCGCCGGCGGCATTCAAGACCAGGACAACAACAATTCCGGCCTGTTGGCTTCCGTCTCTCCGACCTTTTCCTGGGTACGGCTGGCCCAACGCATTCCTGTTCGCGTCACTATAGACGAGAACCCCAACAATATTCAGCTTATCGTCGGCCGAACTGCGACAGTGACCGTGATCAAGGACAACAAGGCCGGATAA
- a CDS encoding tyrosine-type recombinase/integrase, with translation MKVQPFTSLKDIRNIKKLLRDKPRDLLLFTMGVNIGMRVQDLLTLKVSDVIDKKVGSRIAVREKKTGKENVIVVNKEILSCFKFYLSSSGPGHDHFLFQSRKGQNQPLTTYRVTGLVKEWAKALNISGNYGAHSLRKSFCYIQRVHFGVPWEVLSKRLNHSSPSITRAYIGVQQEEVEEILMNNI, from the coding sequence ATGAAGGTGCAGCCTTTCACTAGCTTGAAGGACATTCGGAACATCAAGAAGTTACTTCGAGATAAGCCAAGAGACTTGTTGCTCTTCACCATGGGGGTGAACATCGGAATGAGAGTCCAAGATTTGCTGACCCTGAAAGTTTCCGATGTGATCGACAAGAAGGTCGGTAGCAGGATCGCGGTACGAGAAAAGAAGACAGGAAAAGAAAACGTGATTGTGGTGAACAAAGAAATCCTGTCCTGCTTTAAGTTCTACCTTTCGAGTTCGGGTCCAGGCCACGACCATTTCCTATTCCAAAGTCGGAAGGGGCAGAATCAGCCGCTTACAACGTATCGAGTTACAGGGTTGGTCAAGGAATGGGCGAAGGCGTTGAATATCTCTGGGAACTATGGAGCACATAGTTTGAGGAAGAGTTTTTGCTACATTCAGCGAGTTCACTTCGGAGTTCCATGGGAGGTGTTGAGTAAACGGCTGAATCATTCATCACCCAGCATAACCAGGGCCTATATTGGAGTTCAGCAAGAGGAGGTCGAGGAAATCCTTATGAACAACATCTAA
- a CDS encoding DNA-binding protein, with the protein MKPETKEFIQEGPFMNGKAAAEYCGYSHDHFRHLASEYQIPRCGPRNTRYARSTLDTWMSSPNCFIFKALPKRRTLKKLEV; encoded by the coding sequence ATGAAACCTGAAACAAAGGAGTTCATTCAGGAAGGTCCGTTTATGAACGGGAAAGCTGCTGCCGAGTATTGCGGATATAGCCACGATCATTTCCGTCACCTTGCATCTGAGTATCAAATTCCTCGCTGCGGCCCTCGAAATACCCGTTATGCGCGTTCGACTTTGGACACGTGGATGAGTTCGCCCAACTGCTTTATTTTTAAGGCTTTACCGAAACGTAGAACCTTAAAGAAGTTGGAGGTGTAG
- a CDS encoding DUF1656 domain-containing protein, producing the protein MPDYNIYGVLVPAVAVLACISLAMSALLGRLFAKLGLYRHVWHRPLFNVALYIALLGLNVIVYNRYLQ; encoded by the coding sequence ATGCCTGATTACAACATTTACGGAGTCCTGGTCCCGGCTGTCGCGGTACTGGCCTGCATCTCTCTGGCCATGAGCGCCCTGCTGGGAAGATTATTTGCCAAGCTCGGTTTGTACCGACATGTCTGGCACAGGCCGCTTTTCAATGTGGCCCTTTACATAGCCCTCCTGGGGCTGAACGTCATCGTTTACAACAGGTATCTGCAATGA
- a CDS encoding glycosyltransferase → MRILNLDGHYFVKPFREMGHEVLWLGPDPGCDVRLETVISLADLMGILRERAFTPDLVVWNDICRPPSVIGIEALPAVTVGFSIDQYCNPWHMAYAAAFDLMLVAQKDYLPLFEQEQLGNELEWFPLFCNPERDTDQGLERDVPVSFVGTVEGSINTHRKLFLNAFKKHHPLFLMQGSYAPIFNRSRIVLNQSAVGELNFRVFEAMACGAALLTEDVDNGLKDLFTDGESVLLYPRGDAAGAAERARRALADGSVEAIAAQGHREVMAHHSSAIRAAHIVRRAKKLLGQGPTWRKRQQTVVRRRLTNAYNILATDEQLPLNQELRTFYQEIARITWDSAQ, encoded by the coding sequence ATGCGCATTCTCAACCTTGACGGACACTATTTCGTCAAACCCTTTCGGGAGATGGGCCATGAGGTGCTGTGGCTCGGCCCTGACCCGGGCTGCGACGTCCGCCTGGAGACGGTCATTTCACTGGCCGACCTGATGGGAATACTCAGGGAACGGGCTTTCACTCCGGACCTGGTGGTCTGGAACGACATATGCCGCCCCCCTTCCGTCATCGGCATCGAAGCCCTGCCCGCCGTGACCGTGGGATTTTCCATCGACCAGTATTGCAACCCCTGGCACATGGCCTATGCGGCAGCCTTCGACCTGATGCTCGTGGCACAAAAGGACTACCTGCCGCTCTTCGAACAGGAGCAACTGGGCAATGAACTGGAATGGTTCCCGCTCTTCTGCAATCCGGAACGAGATACGGACCAAGGGCTGGAACGAGACGTGCCTGTCTCCTTTGTGGGGACCGTGGAAGGTTCCATCAACACGCATCGCAAACTCTTCCTCAACGCTTTCAAAAAGCACCACCCATTGTTTCTGATGCAGGGGAGTTACGCTCCGATTTTCAATCGCAGCCGGATAGTGCTCAATCAATCCGCTGTCGGGGAACTTAATTTCCGGGTTTTTGAAGCCATGGCCTGCGGAGCGGCTCTGCTGACCGAAGACGTGGACAACGGTCTCAAAGACCTTTTCACCGACGGGGAAAGCGTGCTTCTCTACCCTCGAGGCGATGCAGCCGGAGCCGCCGAAAGAGCCCGCAGGGCTCTGGCCGACGGCAGCGTGGAGGCCATCGCGGCCCAAGGACACAGGGAAGTGATGGCGCACCACTCCTCCGCCATCCGGGCCGCGCACATCGTCAGACGGGCCAAGAAACTGCTTGGACAGGGCCCGACATGGAGAAAACGTCAGCAAACGGTGGTACGACGCCGCTTGACCAACGCCTACAACATCCTGGCTACCGACGAACAACTGCCTCTGAACCAGGAGTTGCGGACCTTTTATCAAGAGATTGCCAGAATCACTTGGGATTCAGCTCAATAA
- a CDS encoding RHS repeat-associated core domain-containing protein has product MPPYSYQLRHDRNDRIIEKQETVAGKPITWKYSYDKEGRLFEAHLDGRRICQCAYDRDGRRTRDYLPATGGPHYRDYQYTMDNRLLRAGNNTYTHDDNGFRSIWSNGGTYHLYKYAPDYQLLRMEVEDQNRVYTFRHDEDGQRAAKYLNAQLAEAYQWLDFIRLAAFHDGRMSYEFVYAEDERLPSAMRREDGAVFTLHYDQVGSLRVVAAPHGDVIKEVLYDPFGGIIEDTNSGFPIPIGFAGGLHDRDLGFVRFGWRDYDTFTSRWTAPDPIGDKGGDPDWYGYCLDDPVNGVDPLGLFRFGKRGLGGLPLLGIFSDNPIDDAANTELAHEHGFYEDGTGGNVGLFKDGRRFDTEKINNYGLEDKSYDDKRMRRVVKSLGKQEYNLLGIGGKKNNCQDYADKMRNRYSLLDRGDRQR; this is encoded by the coding sequence ATGCCCCCCTATTCATACCAATTGCGGCACGACCGGAACGATCGAATCATCGAGAAACAGGAAACCGTGGCTGGAAAACCCATCACCTGGAAATACTCCTACGACAAGGAAGGCCGTCTTTTCGAAGCGCACCTGGACGGCAGGCGGATCTGCCAGTGTGCCTACGACCGGGACGGCCGCCGCACCCGGGACTACCTACCCGCAACCGGCGGACCGCACTACCGCGATTATCAGTACACCATGGACAACCGTTTGCTTCGCGCTGGCAACAACACTTACACCCACGACGACAACGGATTCCGGTCCATCTGGTCAAACGGCGGTACATATCATCTCTATAAGTACGCACCGGACTACCAGCTGCTCAGGATGGAGGTGGAAGACCAAAACCGCGTCTACACCTTCCGCCATGACGAAGATGGCCAGCGGGCAGCCAAATACCTGAACGCCCAGCTTGCCGAAGCCTACCAATGGCTCGACTTCATCCGCCTCGCAGCCTTCCACGACGGACGCATGAGCTACGAGTTCGTATATGCTGAAGACGAAAGACTCCCCTCGGCCATGCGCCGCGAAGACGGTGCCGTATTCACCCTGCACTACGACCAGGTCGGCTCCCTGCGCGTTGTTGCCGCCCCTCACGGCGACGTGATAAAGGAAGTCCTGTACGATCCCTTCGGCGGCATCATCGAGGACACCAATTCAGGCTTCCCCATCCCCATCGGCTTTGCGGGCGGACTGCATGACCGCGATTTGGGATTCGTCCGCTTCGGCTGGCGGGATTACGATACGTTCACCAGCCGTTGGACCGCACCTGATCCCATTGGGGACAAAGGCGGTGATCCGGATTGGTATGGCTATTGTCTGGATGATCCGGTGAATGGGGTGGACCCGCTGGGGTTGTTCCGATTTGGGAAACGAGGACTGGGCGGATTGCCATTGCTTGGCATCTTTTCCGATAACCCGATAGATGATGCGGCCAATACGGAACTAGCTCATGAACACGGGTTTTATGAAGATGGGACTGGGGGGAATGTTGGGCTGTTCAAGGATGGGCGTAGATTCGACACAGAAAAAATTAATAATTACGGGCTTGAAGACAAGAGCTATGACGACAAGCGAATGCGTCGTGTTGTCAAAAGCCTTGGGAAACAAGAATACAACCTTCTTGGCATAGGCGGAAAGAAAAACAACTGCCAAGACTATGCGGACAAGATGCGCAACCGATATTCATTGCTGGATCGAGGTGACCGCCAACGATAA
- a CDS encoding radical SAM protein — MLIRKNKKQHFSSFFNPKTGFMARVEEPGHTEPFWDSSGPELLDISITDYCELNCEICYKSTKNTTHMEFSDYCRLIDQISDIGVFQVALGGGNPNLHPNFVDILKYTYSKSIVPNYTTNGFSLSDEILMSSAKYCGAVGVSYYHQPGFNELVERMAKMGIKINIHLVVSAENIDEIIKDLDTNSTFQKVNAIVLLRYKPTGPISRPELANYNKTDLSKLFSFISSNNHRFKVGFDSCFVNLMINHMDVDENFIEPCEGGRFSGYISEDLQMYPCSFMEGLTKGVSLKRSTVEDIWKNSELFSNFRKSLNTNSCNKCSKFSLCLGGCPIFFNEFMCSNFIAPPPKVKTKPPISK, encoded by the coding sequence ATGCTGATTAGGAAGAATAAAAAACAACATTTCTCGTCCTTTTTTAACCCCAAAACAGGGTTTATGGCGCGAGTTGAAGAACCTGGACACACCGAGCCTTTTTGGGATTCTTCAGGGCCTGAACTACTTGACATTTCAATAACAGACTACTGCGAATTGAATTGTGAGATTTGCTACAAATCGACCAAAAACACGACCCATATGGAATTCAGCGACTACTGTCGTTTGATTGATCAAATCTCTGACATAGGGGTGTTTCAGGTAGCCTTAGGTGGTGGAAACCCGAACCTACACCCTAACTTTGTCGACATATTAAAATACACTTACTCTAAATCAATAGTTCCCAATTATACCACCAACGGGTTCTCTCTTTCGGATGAAATATTAATGTCTTCTGCAAAATACTGTGGCGCAGTTGGCGTAAGCTACTATCACCAGCCAGGGTTCAACGAACTTGTGGAGCGCATGGCGAAGATGGGCATAAAGATCAATATTCACTTAGTCGTTTCAGCCGAAAATATAGATGAAATAATTAAAGACCTAGATACCAATTCAACCTTTCAAAAGGTTAACGCAATTGTTTTACTTAGGTACAAACCCACTGGGCCTATTTCCCGTCCGGAGCTTGCCAATTATAACAAGACCGATTTGTCAAAGTTGTTCTCTTTTATTTCTAGCAATAATCATCGATTTAAAGTTGGCTTTGACAGCTGTTTTGTAAACCTGATGATTAACCACATGGATGTTGATGAAAATTTCATCGAACCGTGTGAAGGAGGAAGGTTTTCAGGATATATTTCTGAAGACCTACAGATGTATCCATGTTCTTTCATGGAGGGCTTGACAAAGGGTGTTTCTCTGAAAAGGTCAACCGTTGAAGATATTTGGAAAAATAGTGAGCTATTCTCAAATTTCAGGAAATCGCTTAATACGAATTCCTGTAATAAGTGTAGCAAGTTCTCACTATGTCTAGGAGGCTGCCCGATCTTTTTTAACGAATTTATGTGTTCAAATTTCATTGCCCCACCGCCTAAGGTCAAGACGAAACCACCAATTTCAAAATAA